A genomic region of Raphanus sativus cultivar WK10039 chromosome 6, ASM80110v3, whole genome shotgun sequence contains the following coding sequences:
- the LOC108812891 gene encoding 14-3-3-like protein GF14 epsilon, with protein sequence METEREKQVYSAKLSEQTERYDEMVEAMKKVAEMDVELTVEERNLVSVGYKNVIGARRASWRILSSIEQKEESKGNEENVKRIQNYRKRVEDELAKVCNDILSVIDKHLIPSSTAVESTVFFYKMKGDYYRYLAEFSSGTERKEAADQSLEAYKAAVAAADTGLAPTHPVRLGLALNFSVFYYEILNSPESACQLAKQAFDDAIAELDSLNEESYKDSTLIMQLLRDNLTLWTSDLPEEGEEKSKGDEPKEEN encoded by the exons AGATGGTTGAGGCAATGAAGAAAGTAGCAGAGATGGATGTGGAGCTCACCGTGGAGGAGAGAAACCTCGTATCTGTGGGTTACAAGAACGTCATTGGCGCAAGGAGAGCTTCGTGGAGGATACTATCCTCCATCGAGCAGAAGGAAGAGTCCAAGGGGAACGAGGAGAATGTCAAGAGGATTCAGAATTACCGAAAGAGGGTTGAAGATGAGCTTGCCAAAGTTTGTAATGACATCTTGTCTGTCATTGACAAGCACCTCATTCCTTCCTCTACCGCTGTTGAGTCCACCGTCTTTTTCTACAAAAT GAAAGGAGATTACTATCGCTATCTGGCAGAGTTCAGTTCTGGTACTGAACGCAAGGAAGCTGCAGATCAGTCTCTTGAAGCATACAAG GCTGCTGTTGCTGCTGCAGACACTGGTTTGGCACCTACACATCCAGTTAGACTTGGCTTGGCTTTGAACTTTTCTGTTTTCTACTACGAGATCTTAAACTCTCCTGAAAG CGCATGCCAATTGGCTAAGCAAGCATTTGACGATGCAATCGCTGAACTTGACAGCCTCAACGAGGAGTCATACAAGGACAGCACTCTTATCATGCAGCTTCTTAGAGACAATCTCACCCTGTGGACTTCTGACCTCCCGGAGGAAGGAG AAGAGAAATCCAAAGGTGATGAGCCGAAAGAAGAG AACTGA